Below is a window of Leucobacter chromiiresistens DNA.
CGGAGACCGAAGCGACGGTGTACGCCGGCACCGGCCGGTAACCCCCCTCAGCGAGACACAGAACAGGATTTCGAAACACATGGCTGCACAGCAGGGTCTCTCGGTCGCCGTCGTCGGCGCGACCGGTCAGGTGGGCGCGGTGATGCGCCGCTTGCTCGAAGAGCGCGACTTCCCGATCGCGAGCATCCGATTCTTCTCGAGCGCCCGCTCGGCCGGATCCACGCTCGCCTTCCGCGGTGAGGACATCGTCGTGGAAGACGTGGCGACCGCCGACAAGAGCGGAATCGACATCGCGCTCTTCTCGGCGGGCGGAGCCGCCTCGAAGCAGTACTCGCCCGAGTTCGCGGCCGCCGGCGCGATCGTCATCGACAACTCGAGCGCCTGGCGGCTCGACCCCGATGTGCCGTTGGTGGTGAGCGAGGTGAACCCCCACGCGATCGCCGAGGCGCGCAAGGGCATCATCGCGAACCCGAACTGCACCACGATGGCGGCGATGCCCGTCATGAAGGCGCTCGACGCCGAGGCGGGCCTCGAGCGTCTCATCGTCACGACCTTCCAGGCCGTCTCGGGCTCGGGGCTCGTCGGCGCGCGAGAGCTCGCCGGTCAGGCGGAGGCCGCGGTGCGGTCGGGCAACCTCGAGCAGCTCGTGCACGACGGCTCGGCCGTCGACTTCCCGGCACCCGAGGTCTACACGAAGACGATCGCCTTCAACGTGCTCCCGCTCGCCGGGTCCATCGTCGACGACGGGGAGGGCGAGACCGACGAGGAGAAGAAGCTCCGCAACGAGAGCCGCAAGATCCTCGAGCTCCCCGACCTCCGGGTCGGGGGCACCTGCGTGCGCGTGCCCGTGTTCACCGGTCACTCCCTGTCGATCAGCGCAGAATTCGAGCGGCAGATCTCGCCGGATCGCGCACGCGAGGTGCTCGGGGCCGCTCCGGGCGTCGAACTCAGCGACGTGCCCACCCCGCTCGAGGCCGCCGGCAAGGATCCGTCGCTCGTGGGGCGCATCCGCGCCGACCAGTCGGCCCCCGAGGGCCGCGGCCTGACGCTCTTCATCTCGAACGACAACCTGCGCAAGGGCGCCGCCCTGAACGCGGTGCAGATCGCGGAGCTCGTCGCTCAGCAGCGCACGGTCTGACCGCGCGCACGCCTGTCGCGGGCGCAACGGCGAACGGCCCCGGGAATCGGTGATACCGAATCCCGGGGCCGTTCGCGCGTCTCCCGTGCGAGCGCGCGCTACGCCGATTCGAGGGTGAGCAGCGACGCCTCCGGTCGGCAGGCGAACCGCACCGGCGCGTAGATCGAGTTGCCGAGACCCGCGCTCACGTTCAGGAAAGCGGCGCGGTGCGCATCGAACCAGACGCTCAGGCCGCGCGCCTGCTCCGTCGGAAGGTCGCAGTTCGCCGTGAGCGCTCCGACGCCCGGCACGCGCACCTGGCCGCCGTGGGTGTGCCCGGCGAGCATCACGTCGGATCCGGCCGTCAGTAGCGCTCCCAGGGCCTCCTGGTAGGGCGCGTGCACCACTCCGAGGCGCACGGGCGCAGACTCGGCGGATGCAGCATCGGCGGCTGCAGCGTCGACGGCTGCAGCGTCGACGGCCGCAGAGTCGACGGCCGCGCCGTCCATTGCGCCGCCCGCCTTCGCGGGTGCCTCCGAGAACGTGCGGGCCGCCGCGGCGCGCATGCGGTCGGCGTCGTCGTACCCGATGTGCGGGTCGTTCAGGCCGATGCACTCGAAGCGCGTGCCTCGGATCGTGAGCTGCGCCGCGCTGTTGTTGAGATCGATGGCGCCCAGGTCGGTGAGCCCGCGCGTGATCGCGGCGTTGTCGAGATCGGGGGTGCGAGTGCTGCGCCGGCTCGACTCGACGAGGTACTTGAGCGGGTTCTTGAACAGCGGGCCGTAGTAGTCGTTCGACCCGTGCACGAACACGGTCGGCGTGCCCTCCACGACGGGGCGCAGCGCGTGCAGCAGTGCCGGAAGGGCCTCGCGGTGCCCCATGAGGTCGCCCGTCAGCACCACGAGGTCGGGGCGGAGCTCCGCCAGGGAGCGCACCCAGTCGACCTTCTGCGCCTGCCAGGGGGCGAGGTGCAGATCCGAGAGCTGCAGCACCCGAACCGGCGTGCGCGACTCCGGCAGCACCGGCAGCGTGTGCCGGCGCAGCGTGAACAGCCGGCGTTCGATCAGCGTGGACCAGGTCAGTACGCCGACGGCGGCCGCTCCGAGAACGGCCGCCGTCGAGCGTGCGGGATGCAGTGCCAAGCTCAATCCTTCTTGCTGCAGGCGAGGGTGAGTGTGACGGTGTCGCTGCGGTTCGCCTCGCTGCCGCTGTCGGGGCTCACCGACACCACCTTGTTCGACTTGGGGTTCGAGCTGCTGCCCGTGCCGCAGGCGAACTCCACGCTGCCGAACCCGGCGCCGTTCAACGCCGACTTCGCGTTGTTGCCCGTCTGGCCGACGAGTCCGTCGGGAATCTTCGAGGCCTTGCCGTTGCTGCGGTAGAGCGTCACGCCGGCGCCGAGACCGGCCGATGCGCCCGCCTCCGGGTCGGTGCGGGCCGCACGGCCCTCGGACTCGCTGGAGTCGACCTCTCCGCCGTCGCTCACCGAGAAGCCGAGCTGCGTCAGCATTCCCGTCGCCTCCTCGAACGTCTTGCCCTTCACATCGGGCACCGTGACCATCGTCTGGCGGATCGCGGCCTCGTCGGGCTGGGGGAACGGATCCCCGCCGTACTTCGCATCGGCGGTGTTCATGATGGCGGGCCAGATCGTCTGATCGGCGTACATCAGGTTGCCGAAGCCCATCGTCGATACGCGGGAGCAGCTGTCGGGATTGTTGGGGTCGGAGCAGTACGGGTCGGCGTTGCCCACCCAGGTCGCGGTCGCGACCTTCGTGCTCGCCCCGACGGTCCAGTTGTCGATGACGTCATCGGTGGTGCCCGTCTTCGCGAGGTGCGGCACACCGGTCGACGACAGCGCGTGGTCCGCGAGCCCGCGGGTCACCGCGTTCTCGAGCGCGAAGGCGACACCGGCGGCTACTTCGGGCGCGATGGCCTGCGAGCACTCGCTCTTCGTGAAGGGCACCTGATTGCCCGCGTCGTCGACGATCGACTCGATCGGCACGGGCGTGCAGACGGTGCCGTCGCCGGCGAACGCGCCGTACGCCGCGGCCATCGTGATGGGGGCGATCTCGTCGACGCCGCCGTACGTGTTCGAGGGCACCATCGAGAGGTCGCGCGGGCTGTTGGTGAGCGTGGGCACCTTCGTCTTGCCGAGCTGATCCGGCGCGACCATCCCCTGATCGATCTCCTCCTGCGACCACACGGGCAGGTCGGAGGCGCGGTGGATGCCGAGCGCGCGGGCCGTCTCGAAGGTGCCGCACAGATCCATCTTCTGCTGCATCGAGACGATACCGCCGTTGATGGAGTTCGCGATCGTCGTCAGCACCGACTGATTGCCCTTGATGCCCTCGTTGTCGTTCGAGAAGTCGAACGTGCCG
It encodes the following:
- a CDS encoding metallophosphoesterase — protein: MALHPARSTAAVLGAAAVGVLTWSTLIERRLFTLRRHTLPVLPESRTPVRVLQLSDLHLAPWQAQKVDWVRSLAELRPDLVVLTGDLMGHREALPALLHALRPVVEGTPTVFVHGSNDYYGPLFKNPLKYLVESSRRSTRTPDLDNAAITRGLTDLGAIDLNNSAAQLTIRGTRFECIGLNDPHIGYDDADRMRAAAARTFSEAPAKAGGAMDGAAVDSAAVDAAAVDAAAADAASAESAPVRLGVVHAPYQEALGALLTAGSDVMLAGHTHGGQVRVPGVGALTANCDLPTEQARGLSVWFDAHRAAFLNVSAGLGNSIYAPVRFACRPEASLLTLESA
- a CDS encoding aspartate-semialdehyde dehydrogenase, with protein sequence MAAQQGLSVAVVGATGQVGAVMRRLLEERDFPIASIRFFSSARSAGSTLAFRGEDIVVEDVATADKSGIDIALFSAGGAASKQYSPEFAAAGAIVIDNSSAWRLDPDVPLVVSEVNPHAIAEARKGIIANPNCTTMAAMPVMKALDAEAGLERLIVTTFQAVSGSGLVGARELAGQAEAAVRSGNLEQLVHDGSAVDFPAPEVYTKTIAFNVLPLAGSIVDDGEGETDEEKKLRNESRKILELPDLRVGGTCVRVPVFTGHSLSISAEFERQISPDRAREVLGAAPGVELSDVPTPLEAAGKDPSLVGRIRADQSAPEGRGLTLFISNDNLRKGAALNAVQIAELVAQQRTV